The genomic window CATGATGTCGCGTCTTTCCGCAGACCGGCAGCGTAGAGCCAAGAACCATCAGGCAGGCGAGGAAGGAGTGGAGGGCCTTCGTGAGCATTTTTGTCCTTGCCGCGAAGTGTAGCATTTTCCTATGGGCTTTACGCGGCGAGAAGAACTCTGCTGGAAGGTGCGGGGCCGCTCTCTGATGCTGGGCAGGCGGACGCTGGTCATGGGCGTGCTCAACGTGACCCCCGACTCCTTCTCTGACGGTGGGCGATTTTCGGACCCAGATGCTGCCATTGCCTATGGCCTGCGGATGCTGGAGGAGGGTGCCGACATCCTCGACATTGGCGGCGAGTCCACCCGCCCCGGTCGCGCTCAGGCCCTCTCTGCCGGTGAAGAGCAGGAGCGCGTCCTTCCGGTCCTGGAAGGCATTCTGAAGGCCCGGCCGGATGCCGTCGTTTCTGTGGACACCTACCGGGCATCTACGGCCCGGGCCGCGGTGCTGGCCGGAGCGGAAATCATCAATGACGTCAGCGGATTTCTCTGGGACCCGGAGATGGCCGCGACCTGCGCACAACTGAGGTGCGGCGTCGTACTCATGCACACCCGCGGCAGGCCGGAGGAGTGGAACCAGCTTGCCTCTCTTGCTCATTGCGAGGTCCTGCCCCTGGTCCTGCGCGGGCTGCGGGAGAGAATGCAGGCCGCCCTGGCGGCAGGCGTTGCGGAAGAGAACATCGTCCTCGATCCGGGATATGGGTTTGGCAAACGCCTTGACGAGAACTGGCCCCTGCTGGCCGGGCAGGACCGCCTTTTGGAGCTTGGACGGCCTCTGCTGGCCGGGGTATCACGAAAGTCGTTCCTGGCTGCTGCGCTGGGCCCTTTCTACAGGCAGAAGGATGTTCCGGTAGATCAGCGGCTCCATGCCACCGTCGCGGCTTCTACGGCAGCCATCCTGGCCGGGGCCTCTCTTGTGCGCGTGCACGATGTCCGTCCTGTTGCTGAGGCGGCGCGGGTGGCGGATGCCATTCTGGACGCCGCAGACAACGCAGCCACGCACCCGGGCTGCCGATAGGATGTGCTAGTGCTTTTCCCGCTCACCGGCATCGTGCATACGGCTGGCCTCAAAGCTGACGATTTTCCATTGCCCCAGCCTTCGGTTGTAGACCCGGGTATAGCGGTACTTTCCGCTGATGTCGCGCGAGCCATTGGTGCCGGTCAGATCCGCACGCGAGGTGACGACGGCAGTATCGCCATAGATGCGAACCTTCATGTCATTGAGGTCCAGCGACGTGATGTGAAGCGTCCCGGCGCGGCGTAAAGCCAGGGCCTCGGCCTTGGTTTCGATGGTGCCATTGGCGCTGATGCCGATGTAGTCCTCGGCCAGCAGCCGGTCCATCACACTCACGTCGTTGTTCAGTTGCGCCTGGCGCCATTGCATCTCCAGCGCCTCGATCTCTTTGTGTGCTTCACGCCCGCCGTGGTGCGGCAGAGAAGCCATGGCCGACTGGGGAGCGAGCCAGAGCCAGGCCGCGAGAAGAAAGAACAGGCCCCCCACGTCTTTCATGGCTGAAAGTGAGGTGCGGACGCGAAAAAATGTGCGCATGTGCGTATCGGATGTTATTCCGGATTTCCGCTGTGAGTCAAAAAGAAATTCCAGAGCGACCATTTTCGACTTTGAATGCGGAATCCAGTGGACTGGATGGAAACCAGTCAGCATATTCTCTTGGACGCGGCCCGCTGCGGTTCCGTGGTATTCGCCCGGCCCCGCTGCTTCCTGTTTAGGCAAGGCTGCGCGTCGCCAGGTCCACCGTGACCTGATCATCCGGGGTCTTGGTGGTGGCCCCATCATAGGCCGGGTGGTATTCCACGCGCAGGGTCTGCGGATTCACAACCACCCTCAGATAGCCATAATTTGTATCGTCATAACTCTCCAGCGTCAGCGAGCTGTCAATCGGATACGGCGTGCGTATCGGACTTCCATTGACATCTGTGCGCATTTTGGCCAGCGCATGGCCACCGTTTCCGCATACAAGATAGGGGACCTGCATATTGTTCACCCTCCGCGTGTAGCGCTGGTAGTTGTGGGCGTGTCCGGAAAAGACAGCGTGGGGCCAGAAGCCGGCCGCCTGCGCCGCTGTATCCAGGTCCTGCGACATCCGCGGGCTCCCGCCGTGATTGGTCCCGCCTGTATAGGGCGGATGATGGACCGCAACAATCACCGCTCCGGCGTAGTTTTCCGTCCTGCATCGGGACAGCGCCGCCTGCAGAAAGTTGAGCTGCACATCACTCAGAGGCCGCGTGCCGCCTTCGCTGGAAATCACTCCGGGGTCTTCCAGCACATTCGAGTACAGGCCGAGAATGCGCACAAAGGGCGCATCCAGGGTAAAGTACACTCCCGGCGCTGTCATCGCCGTGCGCAGCAGGCCCCCCGCTTCACTGGTGTGGGTGGGCGAACTGGCGCAGAAGTTGCGTAGAAAGGCATCGAGTGAAGGAGCGGAGTCGCCGGAATAGACCAGTCCATCATGGTTGCCGGCAATGGCGATGATCGGCCCCTGGTAGTTCCGATATGGCTCATAGAACTGGTCGTAATAGTATTTCGCCTCCCCGAAGCTGTAGACCACATCGCCCAGGTGGAAGAAGAAAGAGGGAACGTCGGCCGGATTGGATTCACTGAAATCGGAGACCATTTTGTCGGCCACCAGTGACTGGGTTTGGGGACCGATGACGCTGCCTGTGTCTCCCACAGAGTGAAAGACAATCTGCCCTGCCTGCTGGAGCGTACTTACTTTGGCCGCGCCCTGGCTCCCATAGACCTCCTCCAGCGTCAGCACCGGTTCCGTGGCTCCTCCGCGCGCTGTGGGAATGGGCTGCACCAGGCTGTTGTTGACCTTCTTGTAGAGGCCGGAGTCGGACGGGTGCGGCGTTTTGAAAGACGAAGGGTCTGGACTGGGCTGTGGTTGCCCGAAGACCGGGTCCGTCGCATCAAGAGTGGGCGAAGGGGTTGGCCTTTTCTCAGGGTGGGATTTTTTAGGGTGGGACGGTTTTTGAGAGTGGTGCGGCGGTGAGTGTTTTTTCATGGAAGTGCTTCTGGATTTAAGATGCTCAACCCTGAAGATACGCCCATCGTCATAGTGAAAGTCATGAAAAAAACGTGACACGTGTTCTATGGAGAAGGTTGCGCACTCTGCCGATGAAAGTGCTAAGAAAATTTGGCGGAATCAAAGAAGTCTCTTGTACTTTATGGAATTTTCATACATCACTAAACCAGGAAGAATGACTTTCCCGAGGAAAGAGGGTCCTTTTCGATAGGTGCTTTCCTCAGGCAGGAAGCAAGGAGGAAGTCAACGATGGTGCCAGAAGACCATGCCCTGCGCCAGTTCTTTCATGAAGTAGTGGGCGAGTGCTACAGCGAATATCTCCGCATGGAGGACAACGAAATTGCCGCCTATGTTGCAGATCTGCTGACGGATTTCTGCTCCGCTGACCGGTTGTATCCCATCCGGGACGCTGAAGGCCGGCGGCTGAGGGACGTAGGAGAGATGCTACTGGCATCTGATCCGGTGAACGGTACGGCCGCATCGTTTAATGTGGAGCGGCGCATCCGCAAGCATATCGGTGATTACGCACTCTTCTGCACAGGCATGTATCCGGAGGCGGTCCACAAATGGCGGGAAAACGAAAGCGCCAATCTGTACGAGATGATTCGCACCGGCAAGGAGAGCTACTACATCGTCTCTCAGTTTGACCTCTTTGAATATGCGGAGGAGGCCCCGCTTTTCGGACGCCTTTCAGAAAACTTTGAAAGCTGTATGTATGGTCTGAACTACGTGCGGGAGGAACTGGAGCGCAGGCTGCCGGGACGGCCGAATCCCGGCCAGAAATTTCTGATGTGATGGAAGCACAACCGGTACAGAAATGAAAGCCGCCTGGTCTGGCGGCTTTCGTCTTCATACCTGCATGATTTCGGCTTCCTTCTTTTTGGCCATCTCATCCATGCGTTTGATTTCCTCATCGGTGAGCTTCTGGATCTCTTCAAGCGAACGCTTCTCTTCGTCTTCTGAGATCTTCTTTTCCTTCGCTGCCTTCTTAATCAGCTCATTCCCATCGCGGCGGATATTGCGCACCGCAGTCTTGTGATCTTCCAGCACACGGCTTAGGTGTTTTACCACTTCCCGCCGGCGTTCTTCAGTCATGGGCGGCACAGGTACGCGGATGATCTTGCCATCGTTCTGGGGGTTAAAACCCAGGTCTGAGGCACGCAGGGCCTTTTCAATCTCGGCCAGAATGCTCACGTCCCAGGGCTGGATCACAATCGTGTTGGCGTCGGGAGTGTTCAACTGCGCCACCTGGTTCAGCGGAGTGGGCGTGCCATAGTACTCGACCTTGACCTGGTCGAGCATGGCCACGTTCGCCCGTCCGGTGCGGGTGGAGGCCAGATGCGCCTGAAAGTCCTTGACTGCCTTGTCCATGCGCGTCTTCAGTTGCTGATGCACTTCCTTGAGGGCCGGAATGCCGGCCATAACTGAAACTGCCATTGTCTTCTTCCTTTGAAATAAGAAGCTGCAAAAGCAGTATTTTACTTGTCAGACGGGGCCAGCGTCATCTGCCTGCCTGACTAGGGCTTGTCTTGCGTGTCTGCATCGTCGTCCTCCACCAATACCGCCGATGCTCCCATCAGATTAAAGCTCACTGCGGCCTGTCCGTCGGGCTGGAAGGTGATGCGCAAAGGCTCGCGCTGCCAGACGGGGGGCCCGCAAGCGCCAGCAGAGTGGCTGGACGGGTCCCAGGGGCCGAGCTTTTTGGCCAGCACTGGTTTACGCGCTGCCACCTGCGCCACAACGGCATACAACTGGCGTCCGCTGGCGGAGAGGCCGCAATAGGCAGCATAATCGCGAAACCAGGAAACACGGGAGACGGCCGGGTCGTAGTCCGGAAGCCTGACGGCGGTGATGTGTCCGGTGGACCGGTCTACAAGCAGCCACGGACCGCGCTGCCATATCCATTGCCCGGATTTGTCACCTGGCAGCGCATCGTTCAAGCGGAGTGCGCGGCGCACGGCAAAGGTGCGGTCGGTCACGTCGTGGACCTCGCCCGTAGTCCATTCCTTCAGTTTTCCATCTACCAAAAGGGGGCGCACGCGCAGCTCTTTCTCATCAGCGTTGGCTCCGGCTGGGTCGCCTTGCACCGAATAGGGCACCCGTCGCACCGTTCCCAGGCCCACAGTGTGAGACTTTGAAACTGCGAATGCAGAAATTGCAATCAGAAAGCAGAGGAGGAGCAACGGCCGGGTCATGCCCTTACAGGCTAGGGGCCGGAAAAAGCAATTCCAAGTTACGGAAGTGACTTGACGGACAGCGGGCAGCAGCAGGCCGTTTCGGAGTAAAGTATCGGCAATGAGGAAACACTGGGTATGGTGGGCCGCCGGAGTGGCCGTGCTGGTCCTTGTTTTCTACCCCAAGGAACTGATGGTTGTGCCTGCCTATCGTGTGACGCTGGAGGACCAGTTTGGCAAGCCGCTGGTCCATGCTGGGGTCAGCGAACTGTGGCAGCAGACCTCGGCAGAACGTCAGGAGAACCTGGCCCAGGCTTTTACCAACGCTCAGGGGGTGGTTGAGTTTCCAGAGCGCGCAATCCGCGCGTCCCTGGCCCGGCGCATGGTGGGATGCTTTGCGTACCTTGCCCGCGAGGGGCTGGCCGCAACCTGCGGTAACCGGTGGTCCATCACGGCAGCAGGGGACTACAAGGAGCTGGACCGCACGGAAACGGTGACCGGGATCTTCAGGAAAGAACACTCGCTGGTGCTGACGCTGAAGCAGTGCGACCTGAATGAGCCTGGGGTCTGCTAGCGACGGGACTGATACAATCATCAGTTCACTATGCCAGTTTCACCTGTACTGCTGGTCCACGGAGGCGCGTGGGCCATTCCCGATGAGATGACGGAAGCGCACGAACGCGGCGTCCGCCGCGCCCTTGAAGCCGGCCATGCGCAGCTGGCCCGCGGAGGCCATGCCCTGGATGCGGTGGAGGCTGCCGTCGCCGTTCTGGAGGACGACGATACCTTCGACGCCGGACGAGGCAGCTTTCTCACCCGGGACGGGCGTGTCCAGATGGATGCGTTGCTGATGGATGGTGCGACGATGCGCGCCGGCGGCGTGGCCTGCGTGGAACGGTTGCGCAACCCAATCCACGCGGCGCGTCTGGTGCTGGAAAAAAGCCCGCACGTTTACTTCGTCGGACCGGGCGCCGAGGAGTTCGCGCAATCGCATGGAATGGAGCTCATCCAGAATTCCGAGCTGGTGCTGGAGCGCGAACAAAGGCGTCTAAAAGAAGCGCAGGCCAAGGAGCGCGCCGGACTGCCTGACCTTACCTTTGCCGGTGACGATAAGTCCCCGGAAACTGCCGCGCATCTTGCCTCCCATGACACAGTAGGTGCGGTGGCCCTGGATGAAAAGGGAAATCTGGCTGCCGCCACTTCGACGGGAGGCACCCTGAACAAGGCCCCGGGCCGTGTAGGGGATTCCTCGCTTATCGGATGCGGATGCTACGCCGACAATCTGAGCGCTGCCGTGTCGCTGACAGGATGGGGTGAACCCGTCATGAAGCTGGTCTTAGGAAAATGGGCCACGGACCGTGTGCAGCAGGGCCGTTCGCCGGAACAGGTGGCGCCGGAGGCCATCGCTTATCTTTACAAACGTATGGGCGGACACGGCGGCATCATTCTGCTGGACCCAAACGGCCGGTATGGTCTGGCCCACAATACTCCGCGGATGGCCTGGGGAATTTATGATGCGCAGGGGATACGGACAGGGACCGCCATCGAATAGCGTCTACGGAGGGACGAAACAGAGGCCCTCGCCGGAACGAGGGCCTCTGTTTGCAGGGAGAAACCTGTTACTCAGTCGCGGCTTCGACGGCCACAAAACGACCAAGGTTTCCGCGGTCTACGAATTTGACGATGCCGTCAATCTTAGCGAAGAGCGTATCGTCACTGCCGCGGCCCACATTGCGGCCAGGCTTAATGCGTGTTCCGCGCTGGCGGACGATGATGGACCCGCCAGTGACGAACTGGCCGCCGAAGGCCTTCACACCAAGCCGCTGCGCATTGGAATCGCGGCCGTTACTGGAGCTTCCACCGCCTTTTTTATGTGCCATTTGCTAATCCCTCGTATCAAAAATCTGGGCGCAGCCTGTGCTACGCGGTATAGGTGTTGCCGTCCACCTGAATTTCGTTGATGCGGACCTGGGTGAATGCCTGGCGGTGCCCCTGCAGCTTTTTGTACTGCTTCTTCCGTTTGTAGTGGAAGACCAGGACCTTGTCACCACGTCCTTCACCGAGCACCGTAGCCACCACTTTGGCAGAAGAAGGCTTTGCTACTTGTCCTGCGTCTCCGGAGACGGCCAGTACATCACTGAACTCAATCGCGCCATTTTCGCCCGCAGCGGTTTTCTCAATCTTCACCACGTCGCCGGGTGCGACACGATATTGCTTACCACCTGTGCGGATGACCGCGTACATAAATCCTCCAGCGCCTGGCTACAGGCGCGCAAACTTATTGAAAAATGGGCAGATACATGCTTGCCTCGCAATCATCTGATGCGTCATCAGGAAGTGCGCAAAGCCTTAGGCGCGCACGAGGCAACAGGCAGGACCGCCAAACCAGATTAGTTTACTGGTTTCCGCGTCCAAGGTCAATTCAGAACGGCATTCGCGCTGAAAAGATCAGACCGTGGTCGTAGCTGTGGTAGGCAGAGGTGGCAATCTGCATTCCCGCTCCCAGAGTAAGCCCGACCCGGTGGTGGAGCGGCCAGCGGGACACAATCCCGGGCGTGACAAAGTTCTGGACCTTTCCGTCATTCGGGCCGCCCTTGAAGAAGGTGGAATTAAATTCCGTCTCCGGCCACCAGTGCGGATTCGCCTTCCATTGCAGCGTGGTGTTCCAGGCAATGGGGCGACCCAGTTTGTCTGCGTTGGCGACGGGCAGGGTAGCGCCCAGCGTAGATTGCACATCAAAGCGGCCGAAGCCTTTGCCGCCGGCCAGAGTGGGCGAGATGGTCGCATCGGTGCTTCCATTGCTGTAGCTTCCGGTCGGAATGCTTCCTCCTAGGAAGGCAGTCAAGATGGCATTGTGGGCCTCTTCATTGCTTGCGTAAAAGCGGTACTTCATGACAAAGGAAACGTCGCCGAAGCCGTCTTTCGCGGTGGGTGCGTTGTGCTGAATATAAGGAGGCACGTTCAGCAGCAGTTCGATCCGCCGCGCGGGGATCAGCTCCAGGCCCTTACCACCGCCGTAGTTCCAGGTGTCTGTATGCTTCGGCGTAATCTGACGGTTAAAGTCCGTGCGGAACTCCTGCTCCAGGCGCGGTGTAACAGTGGCCAGTGGAGTGACCCAGTGAGGTTGCTCGGACTGGGTACGGCTGACCCTCTGCTGCCAGCGGTCAACAAACGATTGCTGCGCATTCGCAGAAAACAGGGTGCAGACGGAAAGCAGGACGAGAAAAACTTTCTGGTGGAAGTTTTGCAAACTTAATCTCCCGGGAAGACTTAAAACGATTCTATACAAATTGAATCGTTATTCATGCATCATTTCAGCTTGTTTTCGATTGTTTGTCGCTATAGCGAAATGGAGAGGCCCTGCACACTACACAATTTGGGCGCCAAGTGGCATTCTGGAAGCGTCGAATCCTGCGTCTTGAGCGCATCTCCGAAATGTAGTCAGGCCAGACTACCCCAACCGCGACAAAGGACAAATGCATGTCTCCATCGCACGACTCCGAAGGATCCAGACCCGTATTCGGGAAATTTACCCGGCGTTCGTTTCTCACCCAGCTGGGTGCTGCCGGACTTGCTGTCACGACGGCGCCGCTGGCCAACGCTGCTCCGGCCGCCCCGCAGGCGGAAGCAGAGACTGCCACGACCATTCCTGGTGCCGTACCTGTCACGCTTAAGGTCAATGGGCAGGTGCACAGGCTGATGCTGGAGCCGCGGGTGACGCTGCTGGATGCACTGCGAGAAAATCTCCAGCTCCCTGGCACCAAGAAGGGATGCGACCATGGCCAGTGCGGTGCCTGTACGGTCCACGTGAATGGACGGCGCGTGAACTCGTGCCTGAGTTTTGCCATCATGCACCAGGAGGATGAAATCACCACGGTGGAAGGGCTGGCGCAGAATGGCGAGCTGCATCCGATTCAGGCAGCGTTTATCGAGCACGATGGCTATCAGTGCGGCTACTGTACCTCGGGGCAGATCATGTCTGCGACGGCCTTGCTGAAGGAGCCTGTCGGCAAGGAAGACAGCGATGTGCGCGAGGCCATGTCCGGCAACATCTGCCGCTGTGGCGCGTACAACAATATTGTTGCCGCCGTGCAGCAGGTGCGGCGCTCGGCCTGAAAGGAGAAGTGGCGATGCAGAGCTTTGAATATCGTCAGGCAAAATCGCTGGACCTGGCCGTCCAGAACGCCGGACAAACAACGCGCTTTATTGCAGGCGGCACGACCCTGGTGGACCTGATGAAGCTCAATGTGGAGAGACCGGCTTCGATCATCGACATCCATGGCCTGCCCCTTGACCGTATTGAGACCACGTCTGAAGGCGGGCTGAGGATTGGTGCCTTGGTCCGCAACAGTGACCTTGCCTGGAATGAGGAGGTAAAGCAGCGGTATCCGGTGCTTTCTGAGGCGCTGCTTTCCGGAGCGTCTCCGCAATTGCGAAATATGGCGACGACCGGCGGCAATCTGTTGCAACGGACGCGGTGTTACTACTTCCGTGACACAAATTACAAGTGCAATAAGCGCGAACCCGGCTCGGGTTGTTCCGCCATCGACGGACATCACCGCATTCATGCCATTCTGGGCACGAGCGAGCACTGCATTGCAACACATCCGTCTGATATGGCAGTGGCGATGATGGCGCTTGAGGCCACGGTACATACACGCGGGGCCAAGGGGGAGCGCAACATCGCGCTCAATGATTTTTATCTTGTTCCGGGCACGACACCGGAGAAAGAAAATGTGCTGGAGCCAGGCGAGCTGATTACTGCCGTTACGCTGCCAAAGCTGCCGCCCGGGACAAAGTCGCATTATCTGAAGCTGCGCGACCGGGCTTCCTATGAGTTTGCGCTGGCTTCAGCGGCAGTTGTCATCCAGACCCACGGCGGAAAGGTCCAGTTTGTGCGCGTGGCCCTCGGAGGGGTTGGGACGAAACCGTGGCGGTCCAGAGAGGCCGAGCAGGAGCTGCACGGACGCGAGGCGAACGAGCGCACTTTTCGCGCTGCGGCAGAAGCGGCGCTGAAACCGGCAAAGCCATTGCGCGACAACGCATTCAAGGTAGAGCTGGCCAAGCGTGTCCTGGTCCGCGCCTTGCAGACAGCAACCCAAACCGCGTGAGGAAAAGATGAGCACATCCATCATCGGAGCAGCAGTCGCCAGGGTGGACGGCAGGCTGAAGGTCAGCGGAGCGGCGCGCTATGCCGTAGACCATCCACTCGAAAACATGGCGTATGGCGCGGGTGTCTTCAGCACCATTGCGAATGGAAAAATTGTCCGCATCGACACCTCTGAGGCGGAAACGATGCCCGGGGTGATTGCCATTCTGCATCATGGCAATGCGGACCCCATCTACCGTCCGGCCGGGCAGTTTGAACACAGCCGTGCCAGCGAAGCGCGGCCTCCTTTTGAAGACGACCGTGTTTACTACTATGGCCAATTTGTAGCTGTTGTGGTTGCAAATACGCTTGAGCAGGCGCAGGACGCGGCTGCGCGCGTGCGGGTGAGCTATGCGGAAGAAAAGCCGCTGGTACGTTTGGAAGACGCGCCCTTAGGAGAACAGGTGGCCAGCTACTCGCGCGGGAATGCAGAGGGTGCCTTTGCCAGCGCCCCGGTGCAGATTGATGAGACCTACACGACGCCGGCCGAGACCCACAATCCAATGGAGATGCACGGCACCATTGCGGTGTGGAATGGCGACAAGGTCACTCTCTATGAAACAACGCAGGGTGTGGTGAACCACCAGCAGGTCATGTCCGAGATGCTGGGCATTCCGCTGGAAAATATTCATGTCATCTCCCCGTTCTGTGGGTCGGGTTTCGGAGGCAAGCTCTTTCCCTGGCCGCATTCCATGCTGGCGGCGATTGCGGCGCGAAGAGTAAAGCGTCCGGTAAAGCTGTATGTGCCGCGTGCGATGATGTTCACAACGGTGGGTCATCGCCCCTTCACCAAACAAAGGATGCGTTTGGGGGCAACCAGAGACGGCAAGCTGCTTTCCATACAGCACGAGGTACTCTCAACCACCTCGAAGGTCGATACATACGTTGAACATTGCACAGCGGCCACGCCCATGCTCTATAGCTGCCCGAATGTAAAAGCGGTGCAGCATGTGGTGCCGTTGCATATTGGTACGCCCACGCCCATGCGTGGTCCCGGCACAGTTCCCGGGCTGTTTCCACTGGAGTCAGCGATGGACGAGCTTGCCATCAAGCTGGAGATGGACCCCCTGGAGCTGCGCCTGCGCAATTATGCGGAGAAAGACGAAAGCCAGGACCTGCCATTTTCCGGTAAGCACTTGCGCGAGGCGTATCAGGCGGGAGCAGAGCGCTTTGGATGGAGCAAACGCAATCCGAAAGTCGGTTCGATGCGCAACGGCAATCTGGTACTGGGATGGGGCATGGCCACGGCCACGTGGCATGCGGGCCGCGGCGGAGCGACCGTGCGCGTCCGCCTGAATGCAGACGGCACCGCACGCGCTTCCAGTGCGACCCAGGACATCGGGACGGGGACCTATACGGTCATTGCCCAAGCGGTTGCGGACAAGACAGGAATCCCTCTGGACAAGATCGAAGTCGTACTGGGCGACAGTTCGCTTCCTCCCGGACCCATGTCTGGTGGCTCTACGGCAACGGCCTCGGTGATGCCTGCTGTGGCGGGCGCAACAAGCAATGCCGTCAACACGCTCATTCAGATAGCGCAGCGCACACCGGGCTCACCCTTTTATGTAAAGGAAACGCCGGGCGGCGATCCTCCTGCTCTGAAGATGACCCGAGGGTATATCCATGCAGCGGACAAAGCGCCTGACAGTGGCGTGCCCTTCCATGAAATTCTGGCCATGCGCAGACTGAGCGGGATTGACGGCGAAGCCAGGACGGGGCCTTCTGAAGAGATGCGCAAATTTTCCGGCCACAGTTTTGGCTCGCATTTCTGTGAAGTGACCTGGGACCCTGGTATTGCGCGTCTACGCGTTTCCCGCTGGGTGACGGTGATGGACGCCGGCCGCATCATCAATCAGAAGACGGCCAGAAACCAGATCCTGGGGGGCGTGGTGATGGGTATCGGTATGGCGCTGTTTGAAGAGACGTTTTATGATCCGCGCAACGGGAAGCCGCTCAATAACAACTTTGCCGACTATCTGGTTGCCACCAACGCTGATGTTCCGCAAATGGAGTGCATCTTCGTCGAATATCCCGATCTGAATCTCAATGAATACGGTGCACGCGGCGTGGGTGAGATCGGTTTGGCGGGCGTGGCTTCTGCGCTGACCATGGCTGTCTATCATGCCACAGGGGTCCGTGTGCGCAATCTGCCGGTCCGGATTGAGGACCTGCTCGAACATGCGTAGCCAGCACGGGGAAGGTTGAGCGGGGCGGAGTGCCTGCTTTCGGAGCCTGAACAGATTTGCTGCGACGTTACGGTGACTTCATCGACCATGTCTGAATTGAAGCAGATCGTCTCCCTCTGGCGCGCCGCGAAGGCGCGCGGCGAGGAGGTGTGCGTGGCCACAGTAGTCAGGACGGAAGGTCCGTCCTACCGCAAGGCCGGCGCACGTATGTTGCTTACCCGCAGCGGACAGCGCGCGGGCACCATCAGCGGCGGATGCCTGGAGGGCGAGGTCTCGAAAAAGGCATGGTGGCTTACCCAAGATGGGCCGACGGTGCAGCGCTATAGCAGCTTTTTTGATGATGATTCTCCTCTGCCCTATGGTTCCGGCTGCGGGGGAACGGTGTATGTTCAGCTTGAACGGGGAGCTGCGGCCCGTGCCGTGCTGGACGCCATGGAGGCCAGCTTCACAGAGCGGCGCGCATTCGTATCTGTCATTGATACAGATACCGGGGAGACCCAGATGGTGCAGCTAGGCAACGGCACCATCTTGTTTGGGGACAGCCAGCAGGCAGCAGATCTCGCCGAGCGGGCGCTTCGTCAACGCTGTTCCTTCTATGCTCCAGAAGTGCCGCACCGATTTGTGGAATATGCTGCACCTCCAGCGGCCCTGACCATCTTCGGCGCAGGCGATGACGCCAGGCCCCTATCAGAATTTGCCGAGAGCATTGGCTGGCATGTGATCATCGCCGACGGCCGCTCGCACCTGGCCAGGAAAGAGCGCTTTCCCGCGGCCAGCCGCGTGCACGTGCTTGATTATGCATCGGCCGCGCCGCTCCGGGAGCTGGACCCTGATCCGGAGAACGCTTATGTTCTGATGACCCACAGCTATGAGCAGGACCGCGCGCTTCTGCGCGAGCTGTTGCCGTTGGCGCCGAAATATCTCGGCGTTCTTGGCCCGCGGGCGCGTACGGAACGCCTGGTCTCCGAGGTCGGGCCTTCCATCGATCTCACCCCGGAAGAGTGCATGGACCGCCTGCATGCTCCTGTGGGATTTGATCTGGGC from Pseudacidobacterium ailaaui includes these protein-coding regions:
- a CDS encoding FAD binding domain-containing protein, whose amino-acid sequence is MQSFEYRQAKSLDLAVQNAGQTTRFIAGGTTLVDLMKLNVERPASIIDIHGLPLDRIETTSEGGLRIGALVRNSDLAWNEEVKQRYPVLSEALLSGASPQLRNMATTGGNLLQRTRCYYFRDTNYKCNKREPGSGCSAIDGHHRIHAILGTSEHCIATHPSDMAVAMMALEATVHTRGAKGERNIALNDFYLVPGTTPEKENVLEPGELITAVTLPKLPPGTKSHYLKLRDRASYEFALASAAVVIQTHGGKVQFVRVALGGVGTKPWRSREAEQELHGREANERTFRAAAEAALKPAKPLRDNAFKVELAKRVLVRALQTATQTA
- a CDS encoding xanthine dehydrogenase family protein molybdopterin-binding subunit, whose translation is MSTSIIGAAVARVDGRLKVSGAARYAVDHPLENMAYGAGVFSTIANGKIVRIDTSEAETMPGVIAILHHGNADPIYRPAGQFEHSRASEARPPFEDDRVYYYGQFVAVVVANTLEQAQDAAARVRVSYAEEKPLVRLEDAPLGEQVASYSRGNAEGAFASAPVQIDETYTTPAETHNPMEMHGTIAVWNGDKVTLYETTQGVVNHQQVMSEMLGIPLENIHVISPFCGSGFGGKLFPWPHSMLAAIAARRVKRPVKLYVPRAMMFTTVGHRPFTKQRMRLGATRDGKLLSIQHEVLSTTSKVDTYVEHCTAATPMLYSCPNVKAVQHVVPLHIGTPTPMRGPGTVPGLFPLESAMDELAIKLEMDPLELRLRNYAEKDESQDLPFSGKHLREAYQAGAERFGWSKRNPKVGSMRNGNLVLGWGMATATWHAGRGGATVRVRLNADGTARASSATQDIGTGTYTVIAQAVADKTGIPLDKIEVVLGDSSLPPGPMSGGSTATASVMPAVAGATSNAVNTLIQIAQRTPGSPFYVKETPGGDPPALKMTRGYIHAADKAPDSGVPFHEILAMRRLSGIDGEARTGPSEEMRKFSGHSFGSHFCEVTWDPGIARLRVSRWVTVMDAGRIINQKTARNQILGGVVMGIGMALFEETFYDPRNGKPLNNNFADYLVATNADVPQMECIFVEYPDLNLNEYGARGVGEIGLAGVASALTMAVYHATGVRVRNLPVRIEDLLEHA
- a CDS encoding XdhC family protein; translation: MSELKQIVSLWRAAKARGEEVCVATVVRTEGPSYRKAGARMLLTRSGQRAGTISGGCLEGEVSKKAWWLTQDGPTVQRYSSFFDDDSPLPYGSGCGGTVYVQLERGAAARAVLDAMEASFTERRAFVSVIDTDTGETQMVQLGNGTILFGDSQQAADLAERALRQRCSFYAPEVPHRFVEYAAPPAALTIFGAGDDARPLSEFAESIGWHVIIADGRSHLARKERFPAASRVHVLDYASAAPLRELDPDPENAYVLMTHSYEQDRALLRELLPLAPKYLGVLGPRARTERLVSEVGPSIDLTPEECMDRLHAPVGFDLGAHSPEGIALAIAAEIFATFEGRMANKFAVQNAL